The Phalacrocorax aristotelis chromosome 2, bGulAri2.1, whole genome shotgun sequence region AGATAAGAAGAGTTATCCATTTAAATTCAGTAGGATCAGCTTTTTACACAAGTTTAAACCCAATGAATATACCTACAGTTCCCAGATGTGGGGATTCTATTCATATAGAATTCATACTCCTTTCAAATTGAAAGTATAATATTTGAAGCAATTGTAGCTGCTAAGATGTCAGCTATGCTAAAAGGGAAGAATATAAcactaataatattttaataaaaagaaatatatccTTACTGTATATAAGGGGTAATATCCACTTCTGTCCACTTTTCCCGTATGCTGAATAAGCTGTTGAATCTTTCCTGATTGTCTTCAGGTAAGTCTTCTACTTTTAGCAGAAAGATGGTCTCTGGTCTTGAGCTTTTATCCACAAGAGCCACGCCCTGTAGATCAGCATCAGAGAGAAAGTgttaaataaagacaaaacaatTAGAACTTCCTTCTTTCTGGCAGTAACCCATTAAAGTTGCCCTCTGCACCTCCACAGCCTCCTAAAACTGCATGACTAGAGGCAAAGTGAAAAAGTATCACAAAAGTGCTATTTTACAGGCAGTATTTATCTTTTCCTTCGTGAcaagaagggagggagaaatcCCTTAAGTCCCAACACCTCTCTGCCTCACTCGAGCAGAAGGATTGCCATAATGCATGCCACTCTACTGGCTGTCACCACGGTCTGCTCAACAACAGCTGCCGCTTCTGTTCTAGTTACAAGTATTAACTGTATGGCTGCAATTCTTCTTCAAACAGTGAAGCATGCTAGACTTACAGAAACCTGAACTGTCATGATTCCAGACTACTGATGCTCACACAGGATGTATGATGAAGTTCTTTAGCTCAAAAACTGATAGAAATAACTCAATCGTTCCCCATTAATCAATAAAATCTACATATGACACACATCATATGCAGATTAACGTCAGTTAACAGCCTACTCACGGAAGAATCCATACTGCTTTATGTTTTTACCTTCAGCTGATCAAGCCTTGTTGTCATCCCTTCAGGGACGCTTTGTTGCCAGACTTCTTGAAACTCTGATAGATTGAACTTAACTGCATTTTGCAGCAGCATTTGTGCTATAGCTCTGCATATTTTATCTTCACGCATTTCAAAGTAAACCTCCcctgctgagaaacaaaaaacaggTCGTCTCAGGTTCTTGCTTTTTGATAAAAGGACAGAGGACAGCCTTCTATCTCCATTCTGTTCTACAGTCTGCTACAAACCACGtatcctgttttttcttttcctcagggAGTAACCTGACTTAGTATTACTTTGGATAAATGATGGTATCTTCTCATTCTCAAGAACAAATTAAGCAGAGTATTATGTGTTTGTGCAGCACTGTCTGAGCTACAGCATTCATTCATATCAGTAAATGTATTTGCCTCCcatcttttcccctttcacaGAAACACGGTTTCTCCTACAGCTCTCATTCCTATTTCTGAATGGCTTGTATTAAAGTGTTTGCTGTCTGTGGTTGAACAATTAAACAAAACTTTCACTTCCTTAATCATCCTATAATATGAGATAATGAAGAGAATAAtgggaatttattttctttcatactgACTTGGCTAAAATTCTCTGAGCAACGTCAGGCATAAACACTTCCTTCTACTTCTGCAGTCATCTGGACCTCCTGCACTTCAAAATTCTCCCTTGTGCAACCTGCCTAAAGATACTAAGATGACAACCTGTGTCACTCCAGCTCCTTTCCTATGTCGTTTAAGGGTGAGTGCAACTTCTACTTCAGCCAAAGGCAAGATGAAAGCAGCTGTAGGGAAGAATTTAGACTGAGATTACAGCACTGAAACATTATGTCTATATGTCAGATGGGCAACAGATATCTAGTGAATACAAGCAATGGATCTTGTGGAGCAGTTCAAGGGACCAAAGGCAGATGTCTATTTCCAGCAAGCTGAATTCAGGGAGATCTACATCCCATTGACTATTCACAATCGCACAATTAATTGCTTAAACGTCCAAGACCTCCTAGGGTCTCTAAAGAGAGATTCCATCTAAATTTTAATAGTGATCTCTCTTTAGTCACAAAATTATAGCTTGTGGACACCTAAAAAACCAGTTCAGCTACCTCTGATAGTTCCTGATTTTTTCCTAGTGTCTTGTACAGTTTAATAATCCTTTTTCCTATGAAACTTTCTCTAACAATTTTACTGATTTCTAGCTCACTGTTTGCTCGCTCCTTTTACCGGCACTGTAGCAAATTCATTTGTTTGGGCCATCCTCATAAAATCCACATTTATTACTCATGAATAACTATTTCCTTTATGCTAAATTAAAATGTGCATGCTTTCCCAAACTTACCATCATCAATGTATTTCCTTCCATAGCTTAAAAGAATATGTTCTATcatctctctgaaaaaaaaaatcagaaatcaaGATTTAAAGTTGTTCATTAGGACATTACAGAAATAGTTACCAAGAAGATGATGAAGGAACAGGTAAAGTTAAAATCAAGGAGAATGGAAGATGGAGCACATCTTCATGGCTGAAATGAACAGATTGATAAAAACATAGAAGCAAGTTAAAAGAGGGcaaaaagggacaaaaatatatataactaTATGTAACTAGCAAAGACTAAAAGGCCTAAGGAGAATAAGGAAAAGAGGCTCTTGCAACATCACTTCTTTCCAATGAGAAGTGACACAAATCACCAATTTGGCAGTTAATTATCCCTTAGTGAATAGCAGGCATTTTTCTAGACCTCTGGCATAAAATTACAACATAAATGCGGACACCAATACTAAAGCAAGATTTGTGTCTTGAGCCAGTAGccaaataaatggaaaacattacaTCTTGTGAACTTCAGAATTTGTTTTAACCGTAATCTTAAGTTATTTCATGACTCCAAATGACACTACAATAAACTCAACTCTTGAGATCTGAATTTAATATTATACCAGAAAATATACCACTATCTCAGACACTATGCAAGAGGTAAACTGAACATTTCTGGCTGGCTTCAGAACAAGTATTTCAAGATGGTCAGCAATTTACAGCTTAAGTACATGCTGCTTCCATCATTTACAATTCAGCAGTAACATTTCTACTATTGAATCAATGGAAATATTACCAACAGACACTAAAATCAGTTTATTAACCTGTCTGTCTAAACTCCTAATGCCCTTGTCTATATTAGAGCCAAAGAAAATCTATCATTAACACCCTAGTAAGTGGGATCCAGAGTTATAAGACTATAAttctaataaataattaataattattgcAACTAGTAATAGCTAATAATGACTGTAGACTATTTTAAGTACTAAAAGTAGTTGCTTACGTGGGCTCTAAAGATCCAAGTTCCTCAAGGGAGGTACGTAAAGGAACCTTACTTAAAGACCAGGACTCTGAGTCTATTAGCTGAGTCACATGATTCAAGAGTTTCATCTCATAGTCAAATTCTAGAATTCTCCAGTATCCTGTCAAAtagaaaaccacaaaacagcgtcagaaggaaaacattaacACCTTAATGCTATTCCCCTGAAGACACATTACAGGAGTTTGCACATTTAGGTCACACCTTCACAAAGTACAGCGACAGCATGCTGTCCTTTTCAGGATTAAAcctgagaaaaagaacagaatagTAAGAGCAAAtgtaaaggagaaagaaataaaattatctcaACTATTCGTAACCATTTACGTGGATTATCTGCCACAGATACAAAGACACTACAAATACCATCCCAAGATAAATCAGACCTGGGAAAACTAATAATTACTTCAGGCACAGAACTGTGGGAGCAGAACTGGCTGCACTAGCCCAGCATGAGTGGCAGCTCGAGTCCAGCCAAGTTCACAGAAATTCAGATATGACAAAGCACAGATTTGGTATGATGGTGCTGTGCAGCTGTAAATGACAAGGGCAGTAATTTCTGAGATGGTCCTCACCTACCTAATGGGCGgtacagagaaggcagagcaggagTCTTCCCAGTGGTGCGCACTGATAGGACAGAAGGTCACAAGCACAAGTTGCAACAAGGGAAATCCCAGCTggcaattttttccccttgcagacagtcaaacactggcacagccTGGACAGAGGTTGTgcaatctccatccttggaaatgCTCAGAATCCAACCAGCCGAGGCCCTGGGCTGCCAGCTCCAAGCTGGCCCTGTTCTAAAGCAGGGGTTTGGATCTGATAGCCTCCAGAGCTCAGTTCTGCCCTAcgtgattctgtgactctagGACTGCTGCCCCTGGCATCCAGGTGAGGGTTTGGGCTTGGCTAAGTATGGGATGAGTAGGAGCTGTCCCAAGGTGAGGCACTTGCTCTATATGCCTCACATGGTAGGAAGACTTCTGAGATAAACCCAGtctgggaggaagaaaaactatgaaagggctggggagcagcagagcaTATTGAAAGATAAGGATGTGGGATGGGCCTTAGAAAAATAAGACACAGAtattctgggggaaaaaaagcaaggttACTTCCTCATAGGCAATAATATTCTTTAGAGACAAATACCTTCAATTTTGCAGGCATCGATAGCCTGTAATTGGTGCAGTATTTCTTCTTCACTTGCTTGAATCAGACTTAACAAATCCTCTGTTGTATACTgcaacaaggggaaaaaagaaggaaatgaaacaggTTATCCTTGCTCCTCCTTCGCTTCAGCAAGCATGCTAAATGCATTATAAGATATAATAAAAGAAAGACTTAGAAGATTTCCtatcaagaaggaaaaaattgaatTAAGTACTTGAGATCTATTAGACTATGGGAACACAAATGGCACAACACTGAGTTTGGAACATCcatgtgttaaaaaaacatttaataaatactAACAGGTCTCTTCTTCCCGCTATGTAATTCCTATTAGACCGTATGTCGAAACATCATGAGGCTAAGCAGCACTGAACTGGCATTAGTATTTCAGCAAGGAATTACCATATTATACAGTACTTCAAAAAACACTGCTAGCAACTGAGAGCAAAAATATCCCCAGATTAGTGTGCAAGTGTGTTTGAGAACTAGATGCTGCCATTCAGATACGACCCTGCACAGGAGTCCTTGCCATTTGTTCCCTCTCTGAGGCCCGGCTGGCACTCCAACAGCTCTTTTAAGGAATCGCTGCTCTCAGCTATGATGCTTTTGTCCACTGCCTCACCCTTGCAAGCATAAAATGGAATGGGTTGACTTGCATCACATCCACACCAGCAACTTCCAGATAAGGATAAGAAACGTATTAAATGCATTAACTTGGATGCATTCAATCATTCGAATATGCTTTGTCATCTCACTGTAAAACCTAGGATTTTAATTTGGTGCATCCTGAGCAAGCTGTGTGCCAGCCtgtttctaagttttcctgcAGTTTCCTAAATCACACCACTATGCACCAGGCTTCCTTACAGTAATTCTTTATAGTGCTATAGTTTCTTAGGGTTCCTTCCCTGTAGTTCTCTGTGTATGACACAGTACAAGCAACTGAAAACCATGAGAAGCTTACAGTAAGCCACCCAAACATAGTAATTCGTTTTCAAACCAGTTAAAGATGGCTCATCTGTTGCCAGCACCCAATAAATATTAAGTGTAAGAAAACAACATATCAAAAAACTTTACTACACACATATTTTTGTGATTCCAGTGAGAATTAGTCCCATAAGAAAGACAGCTTTCAGATTAAAGTTCCACCAGTAGCATAGCTAAGATTTGTCTACATTTATCAAATATATCTAGCTGTTCTTCAGTAAGCAGATACACGAAACATTCTCCTTCAAAACAAATGGAGGAGTTTTCAAACCAGACACTAATGCTTGGGGAGACACTGgcatgtttttataaaattaatttagtattATCAGTAAATACTATTGCATATGACCTCTTTTTGTGTTGCTAGCCTTTGTCAATGATTATAACTTCTGGACAATTTAAGCCCTTTTCCCTCAACCACCCCTTATTTTGCTGCTACGTCGTCTATGCCAAGACCAAAGTAGgtaggaaaaatgaaaggaggaaaCAGCAATGCTGCGGGAAAGATTCTGACACTTGCCAGAAATGGCACTGTTAATCATCCAGAGAGAGGCTGCATTTCTCTCCCAGGGAGAAAAGTAACATCTACGTTGGTACATAGAAGCACACCCAGATGGCGTGTGCCAAGCCTCAGTGTAAAATACTTTGGAGCaaccatttctgtttttcaaagtcAAAAGGAAAACCAACCAAACTAACAAAATGCCAGGATTTTTATGAGCCTTTTACATGAGGTCATATGCTGCACAGTCCAGGTCTCTCTATTACTATTTAGATCCTAAATTGGATTTCCTGGAAACATAAAAGGGCAGCAGGACAGGATTTTAGTTGTTTTCCCTTCTCGTAGTGTCAGCCTTATTCTCTGCCTTATATCATCCTTGTCTGCAACTCCCTGCTTCTCCTTGTCATAAGTTACTGATCGGCAAGTGACTTGTACGTGGGTGTCCTGTGACCTTATGCTTAGCTCATACA contains the following coding sequences:
- the DSCC1 gene encoding sister chromatid cohesion protein DCC1 isoform X2, encoding MRSRAEVDVTLQTAKLNPAELLPTVHCLSFGPQAAAGGCCLLQLEPGLCAELEAGRSLVIRGEKDEQAVLCSKDKTYDMKIADTSNMLLFVPGCKTPEELNADQVSCNIIHSEIAGFSKNYWELRRCRPKLKKLRKLLMEDPYEGPDSRKDQALTFSKYTTEDLLSLIQASEEEILHQLQAIDACKIEGYWRILEFDYEMKLLNHVTQLIDSESWSLSKVPLRTSLEELGSLEPTEMIEHILLSYGRKYIDDGEVYFEMREDKICRAIAQMLLQNAVKFNLSEFQEVWQQSVPEGMTTRLDQLKGVALVDKSSRPETIFLLKVEDLPEDNQERFNSLFSIREKWTEVDITPYIQDLCAEKQTVGALLTKYARSSMQNGVKVYNSRRPIS
- the DSCC1 gene encoding sister chromatid cohesion protein DCC1 isoform X1 gives rise to the protein MRSRAEVDVTLQTAKLNPAELLPTVHCLSFGPQAAAGGCCLLQLEPGLCAELEAGRSLVIRGEKDEQAVLCSKDKTYDMKIADTSNMLLFVPGCKTPEELNADQVSCNIIHSEIAGFSKNYWELRRCRPKLKKLRKLLMEDPYEGPDSRKDQALTFSKYTTEDLLSLIQASEEEILHQLQAIDACKIEGYWRILEFDYEMKLLNHVTQLIDSESWSLSKVPLRTSLEELGSLEPTEMIEHILLSYGRKYIDDAGEVYFEMREDKICRAIAQMLLQNAVKFNLSEFQEVWQQSVPEGMTTRLDQLKGVALVDKSSRPETIFLLKVEDLPEDNQERFNSLFSIREKWTEVDITPYIQDLCAEKQTVGALLTKYARSSMQNGVKVYNSRRPIS